GACGCTTTGTATATATGTCCGTTATCCGTTTTGTGGAGAATCAGATAAAAGACATATTTATTTTATGTGGACATGTATCATGAAAATGCGCATTTATTCTTTCTTAATATCTTTTTTAAATTATGTACACTTTATTTATATGAAAATAGATAGAATAAACTGGCAATATCAAATAGGCAAACAGGAGGAATAAAAAAATGATGGATGTAATTATGGTAGGGACATTGATTGTCTGTATCGTTTCAATGCTGGGCTTCACTGTTTTTTGCAGTAAGCAGGTAGACAAAAAAAGTCCTGTCAAAAAGGAGGAATAGAGAATGCTGGTACTTGGAATTATTATTGTGGCAATGTTTGGTTATCTCACCTACGCACTCATAAATCCAGAAAAATTTTAAAAATAAAACATATTGCTGAGATGGCAGTAGCACTAAAATAAAAAAAGAGATGAAGGAGTATTAAATGTTACAAGTTGCTTTAACTTTAGCATTGTTTGTGATTATTATTTTTCCGTTGGGAACATATATTTATCACATCGCAACCAATAAAAAGACCTTTGCTGATCCGGTCTTTGACAGAGTTGACAATGCCATTTATAAAGTATGCGGCGTCGATATGGATCGACAGATGAACTGGAAACAGTATGCTGTTGCTCTGGTCGTCACAAATGCTTTTATGATTTTTATTGGTTACATCATTTTAAGAATTCAGTTTTTACCTGTTTTCAACCCAAATGGGATTGAGGGAATGGAAGCCAGTTTGTCATTTAACACAATCATTAGTTTTATGACCAATACAAACCTCCAGCATTACTCGGGTGAATCCGGACTTTCCTATTTGAGCCAGATGCTTGTCATTATTTACATGATGTTTGTTTCAGCGGCCTCGGGTTACGGCGTTTGCGTGGCGTTTATCAGGGGTCTGGCTGGCGGTAAAGACGGCAGAAAAGCCATGGGAAACTTTTATGCGGATCTTATCCGTATCACTACCCGCGTTTTATTGCCGTTATCCATTATTTTGGGGACTTTCCTTATTTCTCAGGGGGTTCCGCAAACATTATTGGGAACCGCAACGGTTGCTTCCTTGGAAGGTGGTTTGCAGGATATTGCGCGCGGACCTGTTGCGGCGCTTGAAATTATCAAGCATTTAGGCACAAACGGCGGTGGATTCCTTGGCGCGAATTCATCAACACCGATTGAAAATCCAACGATTTTAACAAATATCTGTGAATTATTATCAATGATGATCATTCCAGGCGCTCTGGTCGTTGCCTTTGGTCTTATGATCAAGGACAAAAAGCAGGGATGGATGGTATTTGGAGCAATGGCCATTATTTTCGTAATTGGCCTTGGCGTATGTATGACAGCTGAACACGCCGGCAATCCGGCACTGGCAGAAGTAGGCTTAAACCAGAGCATGGGTAATTTTGAAGGGAAAGAAGTCCGTTTTGGGATTGACCAGTCAGCACTGTTTACAACGGTTACCACCTCGTTTACAACAGGTACTGTTAATAATATGCATGATTCCCTGACACCTCTTGGCGGCATGGTTCCACTGCTTCATATGATGCTGAACTGCGTATTTGGCGGCGAGGGCGTCGGATTGATGAATATTTTGACCTATGCAGTGCTGA
The DNA window shown above is from Eubacterium limosum and carries:
- the kdpF gene encoding K(+)-transporting ATPase subunit F gives rise to the protein MLVLGIIIVAMFGYLTYALINPEKF
- the kdpA gene encoding potassium-transporting ATPase subunit KdpA; its protein translation is MLQVALTLALFVIIIFPLGTYIYHIATNKKTFADPVFDRVDNAIYKVCGVDMDRQMNWKQYAVALVVTNAFMIFIGYIILRIQFLPVFNPNGIEGMEASLSFNTIISFMTNTNLQHYSGESGLSYLSQMLVIIYMMFVSAASGYGVCVAFIRGLAGGKDGRKAMGNFYADLIRITTRVLLPLSIILGTFLISQGVPQTLLGTATVASLEGGLQDIARGPVAALEIIKHLGTNGGGFLGANSSTPIENPTILTNICELLSMMIIPGALVVAFGLMIKDKKQGWMVFGAMAIIFVIGLGVCMTAEHAGNPALAEVGLNQSMGNFEGKEVRFGIDQSALFTTVTTSFTTGTVNNMHDSLTPLGGMVPLLHMMLNCVFGGEGVGLMNILTYAVLTVFICGLMVGRTPEFLTKKIESREVKLAALVIIIHPLLILGFSALAVSVQAGLDGITNPGFHGLSQVLYEYASSAANNGSGFEGLADNSVFWNVTAGLAMFFGRYLAIILQLAFASSLMNKASVSVSAGTMKTNNVMFMILLVLIVYVVGALTFFPALALGPIAEHLTLWF